One Littorina saxatilis isolate snail1 linkage group LG12, US_GU_Lsax_2.0, whole genome shotgun sequence genomic region harbors:
- the LOC138981468 gene encoding M-phase inducer phosphatase 1-A-like, which translates to MGDNNDSKSEDEFDMGSADLFFGGTASSPRKVLPADGVDEKLIQKDGLLVPHTESPVVIMPRLMVPGLSQPLAQSSPRMVRKESEDGKMEEFRMNTPVIRRSKSLALRRVTSDLCSSSPHFQDFSPIPKRQRCAESRSGRESESTEADDEAGCCLQSEEESATVKAGRPYPSKLSGRTLDDSVSAVVRIPFENMLVRQDSQLFDDTDRAPGKVTELQKEFKINRRWSGRRQKENEECRLRKAAKVCKERLLHGESSQNPEEQRIKSAVEVLTGERGGVIADGTVPYALPCFQGKKEELMFISVDTLAQLMDGGFQDAVDHFEVIDCRYPYEYEGGHIMRAVNMYKADSIGEIMSWKTREQENGTNSKRMVLVFHCEFSSQRGPTMMRLLRNTDRSHNFHCYPHLCHPEIYLLSGGYKAFYEKYPDLCDPQAYIPMSHHDYQNELRLFRSKATTWHGKDVRTKHSHSIIF; encoded by the exons ATGGGAGACAACAATGATTCCAAGTCTGAAGATGAATTTGACATGGGGTCAGCGGACCTGTTCTTTGGGGGTACTGCAAGCTCTCCCCGCAAAGTTTTGCCAGCAGACGGAGTGGATGAAAAACTTATTCAGAAGGATGGGTTGCTGGTACCCCACACAGAGTCACCTGTGGTCATCATGCCAAGGCTCATGGTACCTGGGTTATCACAACCTCTGGCGCAGTCTTCTCCCAGAATGGTCAGAAAAGAGTCTGAAGATGGGAAGATGGAG GAATTCAGGATGAACACACCAGTGATACGTCGCAGCAAGTCTCTAGCTCTGAGACGAGTGACCAGTGATCTGTGCAGTTCATCTCCACACTTCCAAGACTTTTCTCCAATTCCTAAACGTCAACGTTGTGCA GAATCACGTTCAGGGCGGGAGTCTGAATCCACTGAGGCAGACGATGAGGCTGGTTGCTGCCTTCAAAGTGAAGAAGAGTCAGCAACA GTAAAGGCTGGAAGACCCTATCCAAGCAAACTGTCTGGTAGAACACTGGACGACTCAGTGTCTGCTGTGGTGCGCATACCGTTTGAGAACATGCTTGTGCGTCAAGACTCTCAACTGTTCGACGATACAGACAGAGCTCCGGGAAAGGTTACGGAACTACAGAAAGAGTTCAAAATCAATCGGCGTTGGAGTGgaagaagacagaaagagaatgaAGAGTGCCGTCTGCGGAAAGCTGCCAAAGTATGCAAAGAGAGATTGCTACATGGAGAGTCTTCCCAGAACCCTGAAGAACAGCGCATCAAGAGCGCTGTAGAGGTTCTGACTGGTGAAAGGGGTGGTGTCATCGCTGACGGTACAGTG CCTTATGCCCTGCCATGCTTCCAAGGGAAAAAAGAAGAGCTAATGTTTATATCAGTTGACACG TTAGCACAACTGATGGATGGTGGATTCCAGGATGCTGTAGACCACTTTGAAGTGATTGACTGCAGATATCCATATGAATATGAAGGAGGCCATATCATG CGAGCAGTGAATATGTACAAGGCTGACAGCATTGGCGAGATCATGAGCTGGAAGACAAGGGAACAAGAAAATGGCACAAACAGCAAGAGAATGGTGCTGGTCTTTCACTGCGAGTTTTCATCCCAACGAGGACCTACTAT GATGCGACTCCTTCGGAACACAGACAGAAGTCACAACTTCCACTGCTATCCACACCTGTGTCATCCTGAGATCTACCTTCTGAGTGGAGGATACAAGGCTTTTTATGAAAAATACCCT GACTTGTGTGACCCGCAGGCCTACATTCCCATGAGCCATCATGACTATCAAAATGAACTGCGGTTGTTTCGCTCCAAAGCCACCACTTGGCACGGAAAAGACGTCAGGACAAAGCATTCCCACAGTATCATTTTTTGA